From a single Lolium rigidum isolate FL_2022 chromosome 7, APGP_CSIRO_Lrig_0.1, whole genome shotgun sequence genomic region:
- the LOC124675738 gene encoding exocyst complex component EXO70B2-like — MAGRLATVPEESADGSTAAYPPRGLYLDLIQSIAVSGAQIRSTLFSHSGESGSSYSSGSRTSGSYPSHNSGCSSGSAQSAAPADFCTRELKTIARRMVSDGYTQRMVKAFNNASPDQPNRVLESWFLELDVDWVLQICEKHGSQGQLWLQDKSASSLQDLVARWIRGLTVIVHSICELVFPDHNELEGVARFGKASITGMLAFVDAAAPLLKAEKLQAVLGMYICVCTLYMIIPVPMHTESRIIFNEIRSSLAREGNSLKNAIFSTMKEARTLVEEDDLWAIEILRGRGEVHRNARLMVNYILYMKKAVAMLDHFAPVHKNSSGLKGLINDTIDYLKDLLSRKSELCSDPSLRYLFLLNNSYFVAQQCEPSRFSTGYARDKIQLTPECQNYMHSYLHVSWGHVLSCIRKSRFPGPIHRWINTSSVAKFELAVRKTCQAHKFWKVPDPLLRNELRGAIATRVVSGYRRYLEEHPELQKHVGHGGSSPEILEDMLGDLFEG; from the coding sequence ATGGCAGGGCGGCTTGCTACCGTGCCAGAGGAGAGCGCCGACGGCTCCACGGCTGCCTATCCGCCGCGCGGCCTCTACCTCGACCTTATCCAGAGCATCGCCGTGTCCGGAGCGCAGATAAGATCGACTCTCTTCTCCCACTCCGGTGAAAGCGGATCCAGCTACTCCAGCGGCTCACGGACCTCGGGCTCTTATCCGTCGCACAACTCTGGCTGCTCCTCCGGTTCGGCACAGTCCGCCGCCCCAGCGGATTTCTGCACCCGTGAGCTCAAAACTATCGCTCGCCGAATGGTCAGCGACGGGTACACCCAGCGCATGGTCAAGGCATTCAACAACGCATCTCCTGACCAACCGAATCGTGTGCTTGAGAGTTGGTTCTTGGAGCTCGACGTCGACTGGGTTCTCCAAATTTGCGAGAAGCATGGCTCACAGGGGCAGCTCTGGCTCCAAGACAAGTCGGCCTCGTCGTTGCAAGACTTGGTCGCGAGGTGGATCCGGGGTCTCACCGTGATCGTCCACAGCATATGTGAGCTGGTCTTTCCCGACCATAACGAGCTGGAGGGAGTCGCACGGTTTGGCAAAGCGAGCATCACCGGGATGCTCGCCTTCGTCGATGCTGCCGCCCCTCTTCTCAAGGCagagaagctacaggccgtgCTAGGCATGTATATATGTGTCTGCACATTATACATGATCATACCGGTTCCAATGCATACAGAAAGCAGAATCATATTCAACGAGATACGCAGCTCGCTGGCGAGAGAAGGGAACAGCTTAAAAAATGCCATATTCAGCACGATGAAGGAGGCGAGGACACTCGTGGAGGAGGACGACCTGTGGGCCATAGAGATTCTGCGAGGAAGAGGTGAGGTTCACAGGAACGCTCGGTTGATGGTGAATTACATCCTGTACATGAAAAAAGCAGTGGCTATGCTGGATCACTTTGCGCCGGTCCACAAGAACAGCAGCGGTCTTAAGGGCCTGATAAATGACACGATTGATTATCTCAAGGATCTGCTCTCTAGAAAATCAGAGCTATGCTCGGATCCAAGCCTCAGGTACCTCTTCCTGCTCAACAATTCATATTTCGTAGCGCAGCAATGTGAGCCATCGCGTTTTTCTACCGGGTATGCACGCGACAAGATACAGCTTACACCTGAATGTCAGAATTACATGCATAGCTATCTCCACGTTTCATGGGGACATGTGCTTTCGTGCATACGGAAATCGAGATTTCCTGGACCTATCCATCGTTGGATCAACACCTCTTCAGTAGCCAAATTCGAGCTGGCAGTTCGCAAAACGTGCCAGGCTCACAAGTTCTGGAAGGTTCCAGACCCTTTGCTCCGAAATGAGCTACGGGGAGCTATTGCCACAAGAGTTGTTTCAGGTTACCGCCGCTACCTGGAGGAGCATCCGGAGCTACAGAAACACGTTGGCCACGGAGGCAGCAGTCCCGAGATATTGGAGGATATGTTGGGAGACCTATTCGAAGGCTGA